The nucleotide window CCGCAACGATGTCACGGTCAGGGCCCGGCCTGAGGTAGTCCACCCGCATGTCCACGGTGGAGATGAGGTCGGTCAGGGCGAACTGCGTCCAGACGGCCAGCCCCCCGGCGGCGTCGATCACCGCAGAGAGAATCCCTCCGTGGAGAGCCGGACGCCTGGGGTCTCCGATGAACTCTTTCCGGAAAGGCACGCGGACCTTCACATATCCTTCCCTGGCCTCCACCACGGTGAACCCGATGTGCCGGTTGAAGGGGATGGACTGCTCCATGTGTTCGATGTGTTTTGATAGATCCTTGGACAAAGCGCTCCCCCGCATCAGTTTTCAGTTCACGGTATACGGCTATCAGTTCCC belongs to bacterium and includes:
- a CDS encoding PaaI family thioesterase, producing the protein MSKDLSKHIEHMEQSIPFNRHIGFTVVEAREGYVKVRVPFRKEFIGDPRRPALHGGILSAVIDAAGGLAVWTQFALTDLISTVDMRVDYLRPGPDRDIVAESRVVRMGNRVSVVNTVVYAADSPDEPVADGRAVYNTRRRTDPPSSRQEGGYGVAGTETGEQSKAQSPKSKVQSPKSKAQSPKSKVQIPLKSNSVAIPGI